One segment of Panicum virgatum strain AP13 chromosome 1K, P.virgatum_v5, whole genome shotgun sequence DNA contains the following:
- the LOC120648991 gene encoding zinc finger A20 and AN1 domain-containing stress-associated protein 8 has protein sequence MEHKETGCQQPEGPILCINNCGFFGSAATMNMCSKCHKEMIMKQEQAQLAASSIDSIVNGGDGGKGLIIAATAEVAVAQVEEKTIVVQPPFVAETSEAAVVVPKAKEGPNRCASCRKRVGLTGFNCRCGNMYCAMHRYSDKHDCQFDYQTAARDAIAKANPVVKAEKLDKI, from the coding sequence ATGGAACACAAGGAGACGGGCTGCCAGCAACCGGAGGGGCCAATACTATGCATCAACAACTGTGGCTTCTTTGGCAGTGCGGCCACCATGAACATGTGCTCCAAGTGCCACAAGGAGATGATAATGAAGCAGGAGCAGGCCCAGCTGGCTGCCTCCTCCATTGATAGCATTGTCAATGGCGGTGACGGTGGGAAAGGCCTTATTATAGCTGCAACCGCAGAGGTGGCGGTTGCTCAAGTTGAGGAGAAGACTATTGTTGTGCAGCCTCCATTTGTAGCTGAAACCAGCGAGGCTGCTGTTGTTGTACCCAAGGCCAAAGAAGGTCCGAACCGGTGTGCAAGCTGTAGGAAGCGGGTTGGCCTGACGGGTTTCAACTGCCGATGCGGTAACATGTACTGCGCGATGCACCGCTACTCCGACAAACATGACTGCCAGTTTGACTACCAGACTGCAGCTAGGGATGCGATTGCCAAGGCCAATCCTGTGGTGAAGGCGGAGAAGCTCGACAAGATCTGA
- the LOC120649008 gene encoding chaperone protein dnaJ 6-like: MGCKGRKARVSRDADADADGSEEEGAAAPAATGSKSLYEILGVEKTASQQEIKKAYYKLALRLHPDKNPGDEEAKEKFQQLQKVISILGDAEKRALYDETGIADDDALVGEAADNLQEYFRTMYKKVTEADIEEFEAKYRGSDSEKKDLKDLYTKYKGNMNRLFCSMICSEPKLDSHRFKDIIDEAIAEGELKSTKAYEKWAKKISEMEPPTNPLERRVKKKRKTEENNLVLAISQRRMERKNQFNSILSSIMSKCDPKASSSEPTEEEFEQARQRLESKRAKKRK, translated from the exons ATGGGCTGCAAGGGCAGGAAGGCTAGGGTTTcccgcgacgccgacgccgacgccgacggcagcgaggaggagggggccgccgctccggccgccACCGGGAGCAAGAGCCTCTACGAG ATCTTAGGGGTTGAGAAGACTGCTTCACAACAAGAAATAAAGAAGGCATATTACAAATTAGCTCTTCGGCTTCACCCAGATAAGAATCCTGGTGATGAG GAAGCCAAAGAAAAGTTTCAGCAGCTGCAGAAGGTGATTTCCATTCTTGGAGATGCAGAAAAGAGGGCGTTATATGATGAGACAGGCATTGCTGATGATGAT GCACTGGTTGGAGAAGCTGCAGACAATCTCCAGGAGTACTTCAGAACAATGTACAAGAAG GTCACTGAGGCTGACATTGAAGAATTTGAAGCTAAATATAGAGGATCAGATTCTGAGAAAAAGGACCTGAAGGATCTTTATACAAAATACAAGGGCAACATGAACAG GCTTTTCTGCTCAATGATTTGCTCAGAACCAAAGCTTGACTCCCACCGTTTCAAGGATATAATCGATGAGGCAATTGCTGAAG GTGAGCTGAAATCAACTAAAGCATATGAGAAATGGGCTAAAAAGATCTCCGAGATGGAGCCACCAACAAATCCGTTAGAGAGGAGAGTCAA GAAAAAGAGGAAAACTGAGGAGAACAATCTGGTCCTAGCCATCTCGCAGCGTAGGATGGAGCGTAAAAACCAGTTCAACTCCATCCTCTCATCCATCATGTCCAAGTGCGACCCCAAGGCGAGCAGCTCGGAGCCCACAGAAGAGGAGTTTGAGCAGGCGCGGCAGAGGCTGGAGAGCAAGAGGGCCAAGAAACGCAAATGA